The Bicyclus anynana chromosome 4, ilBicAnyn1.1, whole genome shotgun sequence genome window below encodes:
- the LOC112055181 gene encoding bifunctional phosphoribosylaminoimidazole carboxylase/phosphoribosylaminoimidazole succinocarboxamide synthetase: MSYPKEVGGYKLGKLIIEGKTKQVFDLPSEPGLCLLLNKDRITAGDGVKAHDMEGKAAISNQTNGKVFEILKAAGIKTAYVEVASPTAFISKKCEMVPIEWVTRRLATGSFLKRNPGVPEGFRFTPPKQETFFKDDANHDPQWSEEQIVSAKFDVNGLVIGQDEVDYMRKVTILVFEILEKAWALRNCALIDMKIEFGVDVDGNILLADVIDSDSWRLWPSGDKRLMVDKQVYRNLANVTAADLDTVKRNFAWVKDQLDHLKPTIHHKVVVFMGSPADEEHCQKIAKAARVFGLDVDLRITSAHKATQETLRIMQEYEDTHGALVFIAVAGRSNGLGPVLSGNTSYPVINCPPPSDKLVQDIWSSLSVPSGLGCATVVYPDSAAIMAAQIIGLQDYLVWARLRVKQLDMATSLRTADKKLRNPKV, translated from the exons ATGTCTTACCCAAAGGAAG TCGGAGGCTATAAGCTCGGGAAACTCATAATTGAGGGAAAGACAAAGCAAGTTTTCGATCTGCCCAGTGAACCAGGGCTGTGTCTCCTACTGAATAAGGACAGGATCACCGCTGGAGATGGCGTCAAAGCACACGATATGGAGGGCAAAGCTGCTATATCCAACCAAACAAATGGAAAGGTGTTCGAGATTCTGAAAGCTGCAG GTATCAAAACCGCATACGTAGAAGTGGCTTCACCAACGGCTTTCATATCGAAGAAATGTGAGATGGTGCCAATTGAATGGGTGACAAGAAGATTGGCCACCGGTTCATTCTTAAAACGTAATCCAGGAGTACCTGAGGGCTTTCGTTTCACCCCTCCCAAACAGGAGACCTTTTTCAAGGACGACGCTAATCACGATCCACAATGGTCGGAAGAACAAATCGTCTCTGCTAAGTTTGACGTCAATGGTTTAGTTATTG GTCAAGACGAAGTTGATTATATGCGCAAAGTCACGATTCTGGTATTTGAGATCTTGGAGAAAGCGTGGGCTCTCAGAAATTGCGCCCTCATAGATATGAAGATTGAGTTTGGAGTTGACGTAgatg GAAATATTCTTTTGGCTGACGTAATTGATTCTGATTCGTGGAGATTGTGGCCTTCTGGTGATAAGAGATTGATGGTTGACAAACAG gtGTACAGAAATTTGGCTAACGTCACCGCAGCTGATTTAGACACTGTGAAGCGCAACTTCGCGTGGGTGAAGGATCAGCTGGATCATCTGAAACCGACCATCCACCACAAGGTCGTCGTGTTCATGGGCTCGCCAGCTGATGAGGAACATTGTCAGAAAATAGCTAAAG CTGCCCGTGTATTCGGATTGGATGTGGATCTGCGTATAACCTCAGCACATAAAGCAACACAAGAAACCCTCCGAATCATGCAGGAATACGAAGATACTCATGGAGCTCTCGTCTTCATTGCTGTAGCGGGCCGATCGAACGGTTTGGGACCGGTTTTGTCTGGAAACACTTCGTACCCTGTTATCAACTGTCCGCCTCCTTCGGATAAACTGGTCCAG GACATTTGGTCATCACTATCAGTGCCGTCAGGTTTGGGTTGCGCAACAGTCGTATACCCAGACAGTGCAGCTATCATGGCAGCTCAAATCATTGGGCTACAAGACTATCTCGTGTGGGCCCGCCTCAGAGTCAAACAGCTGGACATGGCTACATCCCTGAGGACcgccgacaagaaactcagaAACCCCaaagtttaa